One part of the Thermoflexus sp. genome encodes these proteins:
- a CDS encoding glycosyltransferase family 39 protein has protein sequence MRGTAAGHRRAIPVAALALLGAGFFLRVWRIALPSLRGDEAFSWMIARQDPGSILRFIWEAREPHSPLPFLWMKVWIGWAGDGEFTLRFHSLFLTFLILPLVGWWLRSLGRDRAIAIAGMALASVHPYLIWQSQDARQYGTLAFFGVAEPAALLQALRTGRKRDWALFILIGTLGAYYHYNLIILFALQGLWIVAFRRRLLRPWGMAQGAVLMLFLPGAILAGHALAPYSGTAQRAPALLDGLYQIARAFTVGTTGDGLAAAAAIAGWTLAAGIGAWRSFRSSLEEGLWLIGHLAAPIAATFLVARSRSVFAPHYMITALPFWILLAAIGMGELRGGKPWRWGFLGLCSLGIGLGFAQSLVHYYADPRYAKSPPIRELTAELHRKAQPGDYALITFPDPSFTYYHRDAIPWGMLPSIQPFQRAETLAALERLALQHQRIWLIPIHLPMWPGSEEVERWLRLHAELREEQAFGPLRLLAFRPEARALAEMRPATARWADGIELVAFRLEPEGAVPRGGRLRVSTAWRRWGEVREEHSVFVHLLDETGRLIAQDDHPVGRGSYPSVAWSGEEILFEYFDLKIPEHVAPGRYRLVIGRYNWETLIRIPVGTSDHLELGIVEVGP, from the coding sequence ATGCGAGGCACAGCAGCGGGACATCGCCGGGCGATCCCGGTTGCCGCTCTCGCTCTCCTGGGGGCGGGCTTCTTTCTGCGCGTGTGGCGGATTGCGCTTCCCTCCCTGCGGGGAGATGAAGCCTTCTCGTGGATGATCGCCCGCCAGGATCCCGGGTCGATCCTCCGGTTCATCTGGGAGGCCCGGGAGCCCCATTCTCCGCTGCCCTTTCTCTGGATGAAGGTATGGATAGGATGGGCAGGCGACGGGGAGTTTACGCTGCGCTTCCATTCGTTGTTTCTGACCTTCCTGATCCTCCCGCTGGTGGGCTGGTGGCTTCGATCTCTCGGCCGTGATCGGGCGATCGCCATAGCGGGGATGGCTCTGGCCAGCGTTCACCCCTATCTGATCTGGCAGAGCCAGGACGCCCGGCAATATGGGACATTGGCGTTCTTTGGCGTTGCGGAGCCGGCGGCGCTCCTGCAGGCGCTGCGCACGGGCCGGAAGCGGGACTGGGCGCTCTTCATCCTGATCGGGACGCTGGGCGCCTATTATCATTACAATCTGATCATCCTGTTCGCGCTGCAAGGACTGTGGATCGTCGCTTTCCGGCGTCGCCTTCTCCGGCCATGGGGGATGGCCCAGGGGGCGGTCCTGATGCTCTTCCTCCCCGGGGCGATTCTGGCCGGGCATGCGCTGGCCCCGTATTCAGGGACGGCGCAGCGCGCTCCCGCGCTCCTGGACGGGCTGTATCAGATCGCCCGGGCGTTTACGGTAGGGACGACCGGGGATGGCCTGGCGGCGGCAGCGGCGATCGCCGGCTGGACGCTGGCTGCCGGAATCGGGGCGTGGCGGTCCTTCCGGTCTTCGCTGGAGGAAGGCCTCTGGTTGATTGGGCACCTGGCTGCGCCGATTGCGGCGACCTTCCTGGTGGCCCGGAGCCGATCGGTTTTCGCTCCCCATTATATGATCACCGCCCTTCCCTTCTGGATCCTTCTGGCGGCGATCGGCATGGGAGAGCTCCGGGGAGGGAAGCCGTGGCGCTGGGGGTTCCTGGGCCTGTGCAGCCTGGGGATCGGGCTCGGTTTCGCCCAGAGCCTGGTGCATTATTACGCGGATCCCCGGTATGCCAAGAGCCCTCCGATCCGGGAGCTGACCGCCGAGCTGCATCGGAAGGCCCAGCCCGGGGATTACGCGCTGATTACATTTCCCGATCCGTCGTTCACATATTATCATCGAGACGCCATCCCCTGGGGGATGCTGCCGTCTATACAGCCTTTCCAGCGGGCGGAAACCCTCGCCGCCCTGGAGCGCCTCGCTTTGCAGCACCAGCGGATCTGGCTGATCCCGATCCACCTGCCCATGTGGCCGGGATCCGAGGAGGTCGAGCGCTGGCTGCGCCTGCACGCGGAGCTTCGGGAGGAACAGGCCTTCGGCCCGCTGCGGCTGCTCGCGTTCCGGCCGGAGGCGCGCGCCCTGGCGGAGATGCGTCCAGCAACGGCGCGTTGGGCGGATGGGATCGAGCTGGTGGCCTTCCGGCTCGAGCCTGAAGGCGCTGTGCCCCGGGGCGGAAGGCTGCGCGTCTCGACCGCATGGCGGCGATGGGGAGAGGTTCGGGAGGAGCACAGCGTGTTTGTGCATCTCCTGGATGAGACCGGCCGGCTGATCGCCCAGGACGATCATCCGGTGGGCCGAGGATCCTATCCCTCCGTGGCGTGGTCCGGTGAGGAGATCCTGTTCGAGTATTTCGATTTAAAGATTCCTGAACATGTTGCTCCGGGTCGCTACCGCCTGGTCATCGGGCGATACAACTGGGAGACCCTGATTCGCATCCCGGTGGGGACTTCGGATCACCTCGAGCTCGGGATCGTTGAGGTTGGCCCATGA